TGCATAAGCGTTTGCTTTCAGGAAGCTGCAGCCAGTCGGAGGCTGCAACTCACAGAAAGCATTCCTAACCACTGTGATTTTTGAAAATAACGCACCGGTACCACTCTGCTGGAAGTGCTGTGAAACCTCTGTAGATAGGCTCGAGCAGCGGAGACCCCAGCACCCGtggtggctgagctgcagcagtaAGGCACTGCCAAAACACTCTGCGCTGAGCGGATCGTCGTGAGTAATGTTTCTGATCCTTCTAAAGGGCATTTGTGGCTGGTCATTGCCAGCCATACATTAGAGGGAGGCAGGAGGTGAGAGATGGGCAGTGAAACTATGGACTGGTGTTAAAATAACGCTTTCCTCCTAGACTTCCGTAAGCAAGCACACGTTTCTCTGAAGCCGTGTAATCAAGTCTCTCCCAAATATgctaataaaaaagaaatgtggtgCCAAATTCAATTACAGAACTGTCAGGAGTATGCAGACTTGGCCAGGCAGTGAGATGGAAGGGCCATCCAGCCCTGTATACTGGCTCGGTGTCCGACAATCAACgttcaagggaaaaaaatagaggttAGGGCAAGCATGCAGTGTTATTACCTCTACTACATTTTCCGAGCTTTCAGAAATCTGCACATTAGGTTTTCCTGAGTCAGAAAACATATAGTTGGTACTACAAATgggtttttcttctcagaatttGCGTGTTCAGCATAATTCTGTTAAAGACAATGAGTTGTTTGGGGGTTTGTCTGGCATAAATCTCATCTGGATTTGATTTCCTGAGTTAAGTGAGCTCTGCAGCGtaagattttaatgaaaatgactGGCCTATTTTCTGTTTAGATGGAACTGGTAGGAAAAGCATGCGTGGATTTAGCAGAGAACTGTCTCCCACTAAATTTCCTCTCCCGCTTCCTTTTGCTGTATCTGGATGCAGCTAACCCACAAAGAAAGCCCAGAACTGTAAAGCCATCCACTGAAGTGGGAACTGGAATTTGTGAGTTagatgctgagcagctgggAATGGCTCCATTGTTATTTCTGCCAACCCTAGGAGGCACTGAAGTGTCTCTGTGTAGAAAAGGCTGCTCAAGTGCTGGGCTGTGAGGGGAAATAAAGCTATTGCCCATACTGTGGGTGCGTGTACACATAGTTTTGCAAGTGGCATGGAACTTTTCCTTGATATAACTAATGGAGATCACTTGGGAGAGCTCGAGTCACTACTTACAAACCTTGAAAGATGTAGTACATAGAATTTACAATCTATGAAGTTCCTAAGGCCTGCTATAACATTTGAATTGTTTTTATAGCCAGTTGATGAGTAGGTAATTCATATAGAGccactaaggttggaaaagaccactaagatcatcatgtccaaccaccaacccatccccaccatgcccactgaccatgtccctcagtgccacatctccatggttcttgaacactgCTGTGAGAAGAAGTGAAAATGCCACCAACAGAAGTCAGCAGCTAAAACTGGGAAAGTTACAGCATCATTTCTTGTTCTAAAACAAACTCTGaatcagagaacaaaatgaagcatgCATTGTTATATCCAAACAAAATCTCCAAATTTTTTTCAGGATAAAAATGGACTCTATGCCCAAGCTGAAGATTTTTGTGATGTTGCTATCCCTGGCTTCTTTCACAGTCATGGTGATAATGAATGCTGGAAATGCCACTGGGCTTTTCAAAGGTAATGCAAGCAAATAGTCTTTGTTCAGAGAGATGAGTCCTGTGCATTGCATCGCTTTCTGATGCCTTAGATCAGTTTCACTTCTCTAAGCCATCAGAGCCTCTTCCAGTCCCTTGAAATCAGAGCAAATGGTCTGGATCTATCTCTTGGTGAAGGTCTGTTTTTACAAATGCTGCACTTGTATCTCTGGTAGAAGCTTTCCAGGTCCTGGTGCTGTGGGTTTATAGAGGATGGTGCTTGGTTTGCATGCTGTGGAGCTCAGTCTGCCGGAAATAGGTGCTGTGCTTCTCTCTGGATTTTTCATGCAACTGGCTTTTCTGGTTCTGCACAAGAGAAAGGTGCTCAGTGTTTCCCAAAAGGGATAGTGATCCTGTAATGGGTTTTTAAAGGGAAGCCAATTGCAGCATGCGGTTTGTTTTCAACCGGGGCATCCTCTCATCTCTCTTGGATCTATTGAGGAGTGTGTGGGCTAAGCCTTGAGGAAGATTGCAGGTTGAGAAAATCAAGTCTTTGCCCATCCTTAGTATGTAATAACACATTAGCCTGCAATAACGTTCACCACCAGGTCTGTTCCGGACAACCCCTGGCAACATCTCGGAGAAGTACAGCACTGACTTCACCCCGGCCGGCTGGACTTTCCTCATCTGGAATGTCATCTATGCCTGGCAGCTCGCGTGGCTCCTGTATGCGCTGTCAGGGATCTGTCGGAGGTACtttccctgcccatggcacaaATGGTGGGGGGTGGCActtcccttctgcagcacagtCTGTTACTCCCTTTCTGGGGTTTCTGGTTAGTGCAAAACCACTGCTATTCTTCTTGGCTTGACACGCTGAAGCTCTGGACCTTGTTTTAGGTTCAGCATCCAAAACATAGAAGCAGTTTGGAGGTCTGTATGGACTACTTGGTAATCTGTCCACACAAAGCAAGTAAACAGTTCTGTGAGGGCTGGCTTCTACTGGTTCATGTGATCTGACAGTTATCCAGCAGCTACTTTGTAGAGACTGTCATTTCATTtgtagttatttttcattttttcaaaataaaaaaaaaatattttctcaagtaCTGGCTGGGAACATCCTTTTTCACATCCTTGTGGAAAAGGAGACAATAGAAGCTGGCAGAAACAgtctttagatttttttaaaattttattattattcattaagaggaaaggaaagtgGCAGTTGCGTGGAATGGTGAGAACTGAGGCTGGGAAGTGGATGCATGAGCAAGGATGAAAGGTATGGGTAAGAGGATGAACACACTCATATATCAGAGAGAACACTGCCTAAAATCTTTCACAGTATGAGAAATTTTTCAACCTGAAGCCCTAGAGGTAAGGTGACAAGATGAGGAGgctggcttgggttggaagggaccccaaggatcactGAGTTCCAGAATATCTAGATAAAGATAGTGAGCATTTAGATGGAAGGGTAGGAGTAGGTAGAATCAACTtattggctttattttttttttaaaggaaaattgccttttccatctttaaatTCTTGCAGTGAATATTTGTTACACTGATTGCCTATGTTGGTAGAGCTAAATGTTCCATTTCTGTTAATGGCTCACGTAGGAGGTGATATATGTCCATGTGATGgcattttatatatgtatttcagttacctttttaaaaaaaatcagataactAGATTGCaaaattaatgtattaatgGCAAAGACAAGCACTGGACTGCCTCAAATGGAAGCTGTCTGCTTAggctgcccactgccctctTGGAAGGAATGCTGCTTCCACCAAAATGTTTGTCATGTTTCCCACTCTCCAGATACTCAGCGTAAGAGGCCTGTtgcctggctgggagctgcattCAGTGCTGTCAGGTGCAGGTGATGCTGCTGAATTTCAGCATAtgaagtgctgaaaaaaaaaatgctataagGAAAATTGGGCCACCAGAGTTACAAAGCAGGCTTCTGAAGGAGAAGTTCTTGATGGCCTCTATTCTACCACCATAAAATATGCTCTTATTGCAATCCaggtgcattttctttttccctatcCCACCTGTCCCTGCTCCTGACCATGCTGGGGGGCCATGTGGGCTCTGCAGCgtgtgcaggcagcagtgggcacaaaTCTGTTTCTGCGGGACTGCCATCAGAACAAGGGGCTGCCTGTGTGCCTGTGGTCTGTTGTCAGGGAGCTGTGGAAAAAGAAGTGCTTGTGGAGGGTTCTGATGGGGTACCTTCTCTTTCCATACAGAAACGAACTTGGATGTGTCTACATGAAGCCAGACTTTCTGCCAATACCTTTTTATGTGGCGTGGATTCTGAATAATGGCCTCAATGTTGGATGGCTGTTTCTATGGGACAGAGAGTAAGCCATGTTTTTGTTACAGCAGCTTTCTAACCCTATGTTGGGACTGCCCCACTAGTGAAACTTTTGCCAAGGCCTGCCCAAAAGCTACCCTTtataaacattttgcatttttgcaatatttttcatcttgtcCAATATGTAGATGGGTAATTGaagttttatctttcttcaCAATTGCTGTTCTTCAGTATTTTGTCCCACAGGTAGGACGAGAGCTATGACAGCTTTCATAAATACAGTTAAGCTCATTGCCTTGGATTGTTTTCATCATCATGCTGGCATGAAGGGCTTATAATAGCACCACTGTCAAGAGATGAAGAAATCAGCTGCAGTGAGGAAATAATAACTTAATGATTAGGAGTAAAACAGTATGTCAAAATAAGGCCTACACATAGTGATTACCTTTATTAAAGGCTTGATTAACTTAAATTCAGTGAAGGCCAAACACTAAAGCTATGAATTAAGGCATTGtgacaccactgaaaaaatgcattgtatgctgtgtgttttttgtcCTAGATacctcctcccagccctgctgttgCTGGCAGCCCTCACTTTTACTACAGGTGCTGCTCTCTTCATCTCACACAGAGCCTTGAGTATCCATTCCACGTGGTTCATGAAGGGTCACCAAGCTGATCTCTGGCTCATCCGGATCCTAGTAGGTGGCATTTAGGAAACTGTACTGTTAGTAAGTGCTTAAAAAACTGTGCAGTGCTGAAGGTTCCAGGAATTAAAGATTCAATGGCAGGAGAGAGGTGAGCGAACATTTCTGCACTGGCTTTAACTTGCAGGTGTACAAAGGCTTAATTGCTCCTCAGTTTCCTATCGGTCatcacaggaaagaaatggagCAGTTATATCCCCCTCACTTCTCCAGCTGCTACAGAGTGAAGCTTTCAGTGAAGTGTCCTCTGAAGTGTGTGGTAGGGAGaggagtattttttttgcagaggaagaagcGGGGAACTGCCATTGTGAAGGGTGACTTCTGTCATCGTAGCTAATAGAGATGTCCCCTGTATCTGGCAACCAAACGTTACATATTTCTTACATAAGGGGAAGTGCGTGTTGTTCAGGGTTTCAAATGCAGCTACCTTTCTAGAGTTTTAGCAAATTCTAGAGGAAAGtaagttttctgttctctttgaaGAGAGTGGGTGTTCATGCTCAGCaaactgcagagagagaagacaGCCATGCTCCATCACTTCTCAGTTCCACCCTGTGACCTGGCTCAGATCTGCTGCCCTAGACCCTTCCTGCCCCATCCAGCAAACCTCATGCTGCAGTCCTTCCCCTGGCTGCTGTTGTGTGCTTCTTGGTTCTTCCGCTTGTCACTGGTATTGCTCAGGGAGAAATGGGTCAGCTGAAGAAGCATgtccaaggagctgggagggttGTCAGTGGAGCTGCAAAGCTGGGCGTCCATGTGTAAAAAGTTCCTGCTGGAAATGTCTCTGTCTCTTGACACAAACTGGGGATGGGCGCTATTCTGTCCACCCTTGCATTTCTGTTCATGAGATGCAAGCAAGACAAAGGGAATTGGAAGTAGTGTTCCCCGTCCTCCCTCATGTCCTCTTGCTGTACTGTCTGGCAGGTGCAGAATGGGCTGGCGCTCTACGCCACATGGACCACCATTGCCACTCTGCTGAACTTTGCCGTTGTGTTGATCTACAAGTGGGATGTGTCCAACGAGACAGCAACCACTGCCTCTCTGAGCATCCTTGCTCTCATTCTCATCATGTGGTGAGCAACCTCCTGAATTCGCACTGGGCCTAGAAGAGCTCTTCTACCTCTAACGTATTACAAACAGATTGGACCGTCTGTCCCTctcaaagaacaaaaacttcCACTAAAAACCAACTTTGATTCTGTTGTCTTGCCGTAGTATATTCTGTGAGATATTACGCTgggcaaaaaaaatccattttccatGGCCATGCAGCTTCTTGGAAGAAGCCAAGAGGTTTTTTTACGTGTTGAATTTAAGATTCTCTCTTATACCCCTCCGCTTGCGGACAACTTGCATCTAACAtgggtttatttttccctatgTTTACTCtagataattttttaataatcttctTATGAATTTTAGTAAACAAATAACTTTGGACTCTAGTCCATGCCTGGAAGAAAGCATTCTTAATCTGACTCTTATCTTAAGctttttatggggaaaaaaatccaacaaaacaaacatacagcgtggtcatttttttttttttctccacaaggTTTTGTCAGGAAAACTTCTTTCTTGATAAATACGTCCGTTATAACCTCACGATCTACCCAGTGGTCATAATAGCTCTGACTGGCAGCATGTGCAAGGACTTCTCAGCCTCCTCCCCAACCACCAACGGCATTTTTATAGGTGAGTCTTTCATAAGTGTTGGAAGCAGTCCGAAAGAAGTCCAGTAGACATTTCCAGAGCTCTCCTGTTTATATtagaggcagaaagaaatgaacaaaaaatcccaacagAACATAGTGACTTATTAGAAGGTATTTCATCTTGTAAACTAGAGAGTGGAGCGGGGTGCTTCCCTTTGCGATTGAAATTATTGCCTGTGAACCTCGGGGTTGGAATCAAACCTGGTGTTGCCTCCTGTTCGCTTCCCCGTGCAATAAATTTGCCCTGTGATCATCCATTTGTGCTGTCCCAGAGAAGCTTGCCAGCCCTGTGAGCTTTTGGTCCTCTGCTGGTAGCTCTCTGCCCTCTGACACAAGGCAGGTATGTGGAAGACAGGGCTGGGTTGAAGCCTGTGggcttttcttgctttgtatCACTTGTGATTATGGAGCAGTGCTTTAATTTCTGACCCAAGGAGGAGCTATATCTGAATTCTACAGTGCAAAGCCCTGCACATGCTCCCTCCTATGCAGAGCCCAGGCTAGCCTTGACAAGTTTGGCCAGGGTTATTTGGTTGCTGTAGGCCACTGTAGCTGAGCTGGATGTAGTCATACATTGTAAAAAGGCTTAAGCTGTACGCATGCTGTACAGCCAACAGCATGGCAAAAGCTATGTCATTATGAGTAGTTATATGCTGGCATGAAAGAGACGGAGGTGTGCAAACCCTGTCTTGCTGAAGCAATTCAAGATTCCCATTCCCACCACTGGATCAGCAGAAGGGTGCATATTGCTACCCTTCAGTCCTCCCAGTGGCTGAAGCCAGTTCCTGGGCTTGCACTGCCAGCATCGCAGCCACCTTGATACGTGTTCCCCTTCTGCTGTATGGGCAGGGTGTGCAGCTGGGAGTCAGGAGTTGCCTAGAAGCACCCAGCAGGACTGAGCAGAGCTTGTCTGCCAAAGCCACGAGTCCATTGATGCCTGCCCTAGTGATTTGGCCATCTGCAACGTGGAGGCGTGTAAGCTCTGGCAGACAGCTCTGTTCCTGCAGTAGGTGCTTCTCCTGCCTTTATACCAGCAAACTTTAATTCTTAGTGGTTCAGCTTGTTTGGCTGGTAGGACAAGAATGTGCTTTTCCCGAACTGGTGCCTGATTCTTTATATAGTTCAACTATTCTTGGACTGTTTTGTTAATGTCATGTGCTTTTATGCCCATGCCCATAAGATCTCCCCCTTCTAGTCCTGCCTTGACCTGGAAGCATTGGGCATGTTACTGGTTATCAGTCAAAATGAACCCTTTGCCTTGCCCCACAGCAACCCCTTGACGTTAACGGGGTGTAATGGCTCCTGGACAGAGGCCTTTGGGTTTGCTCTGGCCCTTTCCCTGAATGCCTGCTGTCTGGGGAGCTAGAAAATGCAAGAAGTGCTGCTGTTCTCTCACATGCTAACCtatttctttgtatcttttccAGTGGTACTGCTGGCACTGACTTGTTTCATCTTTGCTGTTCGGCTGGGGTTAGTCATACGGAAACACAGTAACGAACAGCTGGAAGCACCAGCACCACCACAGCCATCAAGCACAGTGGCCTGAGACCTCTGGTATGGTGATGCTACAGCAGATGCTTTAAGAGGGAGAAATAAGAATCGAACATCCTGCATCCACTGGTCCTTCCTTCCAGTCACAATTGcctttttttactgtttttctctattttctttatattctgaATTAGCATGGCTCATGCCTGCAATCTGTCCTCCTCCCCTATTCTCTGAGCTCAACTATTTGCAGCCCCACCTCAGACCTGCAccctcttctgtttgttttgctctggACCAGTGAAGGAAGAGGCCCTTTGGATGAGCAGCTCTGTATAACTTTGTGATGACAGAGCTGCTCCTCCCAGTGTGAGCAGGGCTGTCAGCAAATGCTTGGCACAGGGAGCTGCCTGCACCCTTTCCTGGGAGCTATGGTGGGCAAGGGGAGGAGGGATGGCTGAATACTTCTGACACAACTGCAAGTCTTTGGCCGATTTCAGGTTGCTCTAGCTCTAGAAACTGCCTATATGTTCACTTCTCAGCACTCAGTATGATTTCCGTGCCTCTGCCTTGGTTTTCCTTCTGACTTTCCTATTGAAGTTTGTCGCTGTGTCGGAGCTTCCATCAGTGCACCCACGGTAATGGCAGATCTGTGCTGCCCCTGCTCCTCCTTTCAGACAGGGACGGTCTGCTTGATGTGGGAGCAGTGGGTTGCTTTTCCTGAGCTGTGCCCAGCTGATGGGTGCCACGTGCAGGAGAGTGCTTCACAGCCCTTCTGATGGGAGATCAGCCATCTACACACCACGATAGCTGATGGAGGGTGAAGCCTGCTGCTTCACAGAAcactttgtattttctgaacTGGGTAGAGTGAGTTCATCCTGGATCAGTGCTTTGTAATGTGGTTTCACCACTGTGGGCTTGCTTTAGGACCAGAGTGTCAGACTCTATCTGCTGTGCCTGCTAGATTTGATGGTGCATTGCTGGTGTCTGGAAAGCATTCCTGGAGGATTGGTGCTTTGAAATGCTGAACCTCATGCAGTACTATTACATAGGCGCATTCTTCTAAAATGACATGTTATTGTTTACATTTAATGAAGAACAAAGTCTGTATTATGTGGTTCTTGTCATTCCATCACATCTTGTTTTCTAATAAAGCAGCTACTGCCATCACTTTTCATGcaagcacagaatcattaaggttggaaaagacctctaagatcacctagtccagctaCCCCCCCttccctaccatgcccactgaccatgttcctcagtgccacatctctaccTTCCAATAACTCTGCATGAAGGTGCAAGTAAATGACTTTTAGAACCTGTGCTTAAATAGAAGCCAGGCCCTCTGCTTTTGCATGTGTTCTGTGATTGACCTGCACCTGTGTCTCCAGGGCTTGGTGCAGATCTGCTCCCTGCACTTCCAGCTGACTGTAATAGGCTTGGGCAGCCCTTCAggatggcacagagcagcagcttggAGATGCATATGCCCCATTCTTGCATCCACTTTGCTGTgtgtggcacagagctgggacgCTGTCCCTTATCTCATCCTCTTGCCTTCAAAACGAGCTGCGAGGAGCTCCTCACTCCTTGTTCTAAGTGCTCTAGCACTGTGTTCATCTTGTGTGGACCTCCCTGCGAGGAATCCCCTGACAACTGCCCCGAAGTGCAGATGCTGAGCGAGCCCCTGGCCTGGCCCCATGCAAACAAGCTGCTGGCTCCAAGCCCCCTTCCAGCACCATTCCCCAGAGCTGGGGTAGGCAGACATTCCCACAGCACGGTGCTCCCTGCCAGTATTGGGAAAAGCGGCTTTCCTTGCATCCGTGGCAGGAACAGGAGCCTAAAAATATCATCACCCTGCCTGCCCCTTTCCTTTTAGCTGTGGGGAGAGCAGGACCGAAAACTAGCAGTGTGAGACTCCCCTTCCCGTTTGCAAAGTGCTATTTTTAAAGgccatttctttctgaaatgccttgtttccatttgttttctagAACCAGAAATACCAATGATGTGTGCTTTCCCCCACAACAGATCGCTCTTCCAACAAAGCTGCATTTCACGAAGCCACAAGCCTGCCAACTTTTTAGCAAAAATAATCTGCCCAGCCTTTGTTTCCATGAGCAATTATGGGATTGGGGTGAATTTTACTGGATTTAAAATTTCTTGGAAAGCTGGTGGCATTAAGAACCCAAAGCCTGAAAAATTGGGTTTGTTTCTAAAACCGTTAATTCCGAGCCCTGGCAAGAGCCCGTGTGTCTCTCTTAACCCAGTGCaggacacaaactggaataaaacaaaattaaattgagACTGCCAAGGAGAAGAAATAGAGCCATAGAATAGGCTCATAGAATTGTTACCTTTGGAAAGGAGCACTAAGCACACCAAGTCGAAcctcagcccacccccaccgtgctCACTGACCGTgtcccacagtgccacatctcctcGGTtcagggacacctccagggacagtgacctccccactccctgggcagcctgtgccagtgtctctctgctctttcagaggGGAACAGGAGCAACCTCTCCGGGAGCACAGTGAAGATCTTTGGATGAAAGCGCCAGAGATGTACAGTGCCGATGAAAGGGATACGCACCCTATGCTATGCATGCAGTCTAAACACGCTTGGGCCATCCCAAGCCCTTTGAAAACTGTTAGATGTTTTaaagctaaatatttattttatctgcGCAGAGCGGGGACGGGCCCGTGTCGGGAGATTAGCGAGGCTCCTTTTGCCAAAGGCATCTCGGCACAGAGTCACAGGCTCAGACTCAACTCACGCATGTGCTGAACATGTGGGAAAATGATGCTGAAAGAGCCTGGGGTCCTGaccctgctctcagcagagcCCCGGCGACAGGCAGcggcaggcagcagccccatgAGCGTGCCATGGGCTCCCCCTGCACGCTTCTCCTCCAAGCCCTGAGCATCCACACAGGAAAGCTGTGTGCTTTCTTGCCTCTGGGAAGAAATGAGCTTGAGGATGCTTGCCTGGTATTTAACCAAAGCAGAAAAGACTTTGCTTGCTTGGGATGGGACCAGTTGGGAGTGCAGGAAGTGATGGTGGCATGATCTAGTGACTTAGGTTCTCTTGATGTTGTCCtaacagcttaaaaaaacaGGCAGCACTGGAAAGAATTTACCTTAAGAGATGCATGACATGAATTTGAGGTGAAGAAAAGAGTGCATGTTTGTGCCCATGCCCAAGAGCTGCCTTGCAGAAAGGGTGCACCACGTggctggtggagctgtgggcCTTAAATGATGCTCAGAGGTCCTGAATCTAGTGTGGGCTTTGCAAGGTCTTCAAAGCAGGGTGGCCCCGTGCAGCCCATGCACGAGCTGATCAGGCATTGTACATGGACTAACCAGCACCCATGTGTGAATTCATTGGGTACTCATGCACGACCAAAGAGGGAACATGGGTGCATGTAGGTTTGGTGCTAATGCATGGATTCCTCTGGTGCCCATGTAGGAATTGGTTGCTTGCTCGTACTTGAGCTCTGTGGGTGCTCAGGCATGAAGTAGTTGGGCTCATACATAAATTAATTGGGTGCTCATGCATCAGCTAATTGGGTTCTCGTGAATGAATTAATCGGTTGTTCTTGCATGAATTAATTTGGTGCTTATGCACGAGCTGTTTGAGCTCTTGTGCATAAATTAATTGAGCACTCATGCATGAATTAGCTGGGTGCTCATGCATGGATTATTTTGGTACTCGTGCAGGAATTAATAAGGCTGCAACCCCTGCTGTTGATGCCCAATGCCTCACTGACCTGCAGTGGTTGAGCTCCACTCCTCTGCATCACATCGCATTCACTTACCAAGGGTGCAGAGCACCATCTAGTGAATGTTGGTGAGGAAACCATTGCTGCAAACCCTGAGAGGCTGCGGGGGAACCAGGCAGCTAAATCAACGTGaccactgtttttttctcttttgttttttggatGCACGACCTCTCTCTACCTGCAACTTGAGCCCgagcagctggagagctgcGATCCCCTTGCAGAGCCTGGGAGAGGCCACAGCCCAGCAACCTGCCACCTGCAGTCGCTCTAATTAAAACCTCCAGGATGAGTTCACATCTCTTAATTTTTTATGGACGTGTTTGAAGTCTCCCATTGTTTTGGGCAGTCTGCGCTGTAATGAAGTTTTTAGCAGCAGTACTTGAGCTTCATGGTTACTCTTTATGGCCAAATATCTCAGAGGCGTGTCAGGCAGGTTTGTTAGGAAAGGAGGATTCTTTTTGGTGTAGGAGATACCTGGGGACAGGTCTGTAGCAGTAAGTCGCTGCCACCActcacagctggcagcagaccAGCCCTCAGTGAGCCATGGGGACCAGGTCCAGCTGGGTCATCCTCCAAGGTGACCTCATTGtgtccccacagccctgcttcaATGAGTCACCCTGACTGATAGCATGGCAGAGTTCATGCTCAGAGGaatttcctcttcctccatgCCATGGCTGTGCTCAGGTGAGGGACCAAAGGTTGCACACATGCTTGCTGGGGACATCTCCAATCCTCCAGACCAGCAGCACCATGGGGCACCTTTCCCAAAGGGTGGGCCTATAGCTCCCTAGACCTTCGATGGGCTGGATGAGCCCCCAAGGAGCTGAAGATGCTCATGCTGGCAAATGGAGAAGGCCCTTAATGCCAACCCATGCCAGCAGGACCTCTGGGGAAGGGAGGACTTTGCCCTTGCCCTACAGGATGGGATAGTGGGGCTGCTCCTTTGGCTCTATGGAGCTG
The sequence above is drawn from the Numida meleagris isolate 19003 breed g44 Domestic line chromosome 3, NumMel1.0, whole genome shotgun sequence genome and encodes:
- the LOC110395440 gene encoding uncharacterized protein LOC110395440 isoform X2, with the translated sequence MLVSLVRNQDRTAATDRPPSCSLLTAPAAIPVGELVSFVFQPDPQHPRRRSRTCGHQDLRQAIPCSWEQCHAPEIRGCAKRIKMDSMPKLKIFVMLLSLASFTVMVIMNAGNATGLFKGLFRTTPGNISEKYSTDFTPAGWTFLIWNVIYAWQLAWLLYALSGICRRNELGCVYMKPDFLPIPFYVAWILNNGLNVGWLFLWDREYLLPALLLLAALTFTTGAALFISHRALSIHSTWFMKGHQADLWLIRILVQNGLALYATWTTIATLLNFAVVLIYKWDVSNETATTASLSILALILIMWFCQENFFLDKYVRYNLTIYPVVIIALTGSMCKDFSASSPTTNGIFIVVLLALTCFIFAVRLGLVIRKHSNEQLEAPAPPQPSSTVA
- the LOC110395440 gene encoding uncharacterized protein LOC110395440 isoform X1, which gives rise to MNRGLEESVQCNRSMARRSVTYSDRTAATDRPPSCSLLTAPAAIPVGELVSFVFQPDPQHPRRRSRTCGHQDLRQAIPCSWEQCHAPEIRGCAKRIKMDSMPKLKIFVMLLSLASFTVMVIMNAGNATGLFKGLFRTTPGNISEKYSTDFTPAGWTFLIWNVIYAWQLAWLLYALSGICRRNELGCVYMKPDFLPIPFYVAWILNNGLNVGWLFLWDREYLLPALLLLAALTFTTGAALFISHRALSIHSTWFMKGHQADLWLIRILVQNGLALYATWTTIATLLNFAVVLIYKWDVSNETATTASLSILALILIMWFCQENFFLDKYVRYNLTIYPVVIIALTGSMCKDFSASSPTTNGIFIVVLLALTCFIFAVRLGLVIRKHSNEQLEAPAPPQPSSTVA